A stretch of the Lactuca sativa cultivar Salinas chromosome 9, Lsat_Salinas_v11, whole genome shotgun sequence genome encodes the following:
- the LOC111908756 gene encoding uncharacterized protein LOC111908756: MNRPTKDDLDKMESDVIAFYEISCGVAPDNFDVIINCKSAKEIWDVLKNLYEGSEQAKDKKLTTALNEFNNFKAHPGESLEDSFKRLNLIFTKLSNVGTVQSNHETNLKFLNGLGKHWTTAKMIVHEDKKIYTLSLFKLYGELQAQESTVLKDFADFRGPLALIAQTTQKKTTQSFDNYSLAYDNPPQSYEADTEYDDDEEFQKTIALCNKENHFAKDCKANVVKDKSFYLRMVQEMEEKEKARAYMDQIKRDHQV, translated from the exons ATGAATCGTCCCACTAAAGATGATCTCGATAAGATGGAAAGTGATGttattgctttctatgaaatctcATGTGGAGTGGCCCCAGACAACTTTGACGTCATTATCAACTGCAAATCagccaaagaaatctgggatgttctcaaaaacttaTATGAAGGTTCCGAGCAAGCTAAAGACAAGAAACTCACCActgcactcaacgagttcaacaacttcaaagctcatccAGGTGAGAGTCTTGAAGACTCATTCAAAAGATTAAATCTTATTTTCACAAAGTTATCAAACGTTGGCACCGTCCAaagcaatcatgaaacaaaccttAAGTTTCTCAATGGTTTGGGTAAGCATTGGACTACGGCAAAGATGATTGTCCACGAAGATAAGAAGATTTACACACTATCTCTCTTCAAGTTGTATGGTGAACTTCAGGCACAAGAATCAACCGTGCTAAAAGATTTTGCAGACTTTAGAGGTCCACTTGCCCTCATAGCTCAAACCACACAAAAGAAAACCACCCAATCATTTGACAATTATTCTCTTGCATATGACAACCCACCGCAATCATATGAAGCTGATACAgaatatgatgatgatgaagaatttCAAAAGACCATTGCCCTG tgcaacaaagaaaatcactttgCTAAAGACTGCAAAGCAAATGTGGTAAAAGACAAAtcattctatcttagaatggTTCAGGAGATGGAAGAGAAAGAAAAGGCAAGGGCATACATGGACCAAATTAAGAGGGATCATCAAGTGTag